A stretch of the Elephas maximus indicus isolate mEleMax1 chromosome 3, mEleMax1 primary haplotype, whole genome shotgun sequence genome encodes the following:
- the LOC126071045 gene encoding serine/threonine-protein kinase MARK2-like: MLQSHLAFSAVEETHVGRYHLLRTIGKGASAKVKLAQHIITGQEVAIKIIDKIQHTSSDLHRLYREIEIMKDLHHPNIVKLFEVIENEHALYIVMEYASGRDLFYHLVNHGFMSEKEAQTKFQQIVSAVKYCHDKSIVHRDLKTENLLLDKRMNIKLADFGLGTEFTPGSKLDTFCGTPPYSAPELLHGEKYDGPPVDVWSLGVILYFMVTGSLPFRGKTLTKLREQVLQGQYHVPFHMSSQCQHLLSKIFIRDPRKRATLEDILAHPWMKVSHEEKQKLYVQPLPDYDNHWHTEVTVNTGYVQEDIHDSLLNHNYNDANATYLILRHDTYEIDSHTSTLEPQAEAHCTDSHTPSSSHEVPPTVCPKPKQRSYTEPTIPTFGYYIRDALNTLSEGGMGTSMVSTSPSFSLALAHLRHQSTTAWAQPNQDSDLYAKGRNSEVPQPITPPQCVSVPSSSAYTINESAGAPEKTSFTQGMSNLSSANEEHVLELPDQPSLPQTVSLASSSEEQVHELPDQPSLPQTVSPASSSVSSQGWKRATGRFFKLMRRCLCFTYDKKDHKASDSKAAQMIKPQQAKPRSLKFTWRMKITSSLEPDEMLQEICQVLDANGCDWDLTHKYTLLCMNGTPGQQDFTQWRMEVCTLPRRTLNGVKVKRISGTSEAFNNIVSKITSDLAL; this comes from the coding sequence ATGCTGCAGAGCCACTTAGCCTTCTCTGCTGTGGAGGAAACTCATGTGGGACGCTACCACCTCCTCAGAACCATCGGCAAGGGGGCATCTGCCAAGGTCAAGCTGGCCCAGCACATCATCACCGGCCAAGAGGTAGCCATTAAAATAATTGACAAGATCCAGCACACGTCCTCCGACCTCCACAGACTATACAGAGAGATAGAAATTATGAAGGATCTCCATCATCCAAATATTGTAAAGCTGTTTGAAGTCATAGAGAATGAGCACGCCCTCTATATAGTGATGGAGTATGCAAGTGGAAGGGACCTCTTTTACCACCTAGTGAATCATGGCTTCATGAGCGAAAAAGAGGCCCAAACGAAATTCCAACAAATAGTGTCAGCGGTGAAGTACTGCCACGACAAGAGTATTGTTCATAGGgatctgaaaacagaaaacctaCTATTGGACAAGCGAATGAACATCAAACTTGCAGACTTTGGTTTAGGAACTGAATTCACCCCAGGGAGCAAGCTGGATACCTTCTGTGGCACTCCCCCTTATTCTGCCCCAGAACTCCTTCACGGAGAAAAGTATGACGGACCCCcagtggatgtgtggagcctgggagtcatcctaTACTTCATGGTAACTGGATCTCTGCCTTTTCGTGGGAAGACCTTGACGAAGCTGCGAGAGCAGGTGCTGCAGGGACAATATCACGTTCCCTTCCACATGTCTAGCCAGTGTCAACACCTGCTCAGTAAAATTTTCATTCGTGACCCAAGAAAGAGAGCCACGTTAGAGGACATCCTAGCACATCCATGGATGAAGGTGagccatgaagaaaaacaaaagctctaTGTGCAGCCACTCCCAGACTACGATAACCACTGGCACACTGAGGTGACGGTGAACACGGGTTACGTGCAGGAAGACATTCATGACTCACTGTTGAACCACAATTACAATGATGCGAACGCCACCTATCTGATCCTGCGTCACGACACATATGAGATTGACAGCCACACCAGCACCCTGGAACCCCAGGCTGAAGCCCATTGCACCGATAGCCACACTCCTTCCTCATCCCATGAAGTGCCTCCTACCGTCTGTCCTAAACCCAAACAGCGTAGTTACACCGAGCCCACCATTCCCACCTTTGGTTACTACATCCGCGATGCTTTGAACACTCTCTCTGAGGGAGGGATGGGGACCTCCATGGTGTCTACTTCTCCATCAttctccctggccctggcccaCCTGCGGCACCAATCTACCACAGCCTGGGCACAGCCCAACCAGGACTCTGACCTGTATGCCAAGGGGAGAAACAGTGAGGTGCCACAGCCCATCACACCACCCCAGTGTGTTTCTGTGCCTTCCTCCTCAGCCTACACCATCAACGAGAGTGCCGGGGCCCCGGAGAAAACCAGTTTTACCCAGGGAATGTCAAATCTAAGCTCCGCAAATGAGGAGCACGTGCTTGAGTTAcctgaccagccgagtttgcccCAGACTGTGAGTCTAGCCTCTTCCTCTGAGGAGCAGGTGCATGAGTTAcctgaccagccgagtttgcccCAGACTGTGAGTCCAGCCTCTTCCTCTGTCAGCAGCCAGGGCTGGAAGCGGGCCACTGGGAGGTTCTTTAAGCTCATGAGAAGATGCCTTTGTTTTACAtatgacaaaaaggaccacaaagCATCGGACAGCAAAGCTGCACAAATGATCAAACCTCAACAGGCCAAACCACGCTCTCTCAAATTTACCTGGAGGATGAAGATCACCAGTTCCTTGGAGCCCGACGAGATGCTGCAGGAGATCTGTCAAGTGTTGGATGCCAATGGCTGTGACTGGGAtctcacacacaaatacacactgcTGTGTATGAATGGCACACCAGGACAACAGGACTTCACTCAGTGGAGGATGGAGGTGTGCACCCTGCCTCGGAGGACTCTCAATGGggtaaaagtgaagagaatttcaggGACCTCTGAGGCCTTCAATAACATTGTCTCAAAAATCACCAGTGACCTTGCACTTTAA